The following are encoded together in the Tatumella ptyseos genome:
- the astA gene encoding arginine N-succinyltransferase: MVIFRPVKHEDLQDILALSARVGVGMTSLPHDEARLAAKITRSIDTFNQTLPRSDQGFLFVLEDTETQKVFGVSAIEVAVGLSEPFYNFRLQRTVKASKELGIYKNLDVLNLSYDHTGHSELCTLFLDPDYQKNRYGQLLSKARFMFIASFRDAFSPSLFAELRGVVDEQGQSPFWDALGKHFFDIPFADADRLTGIGMKTFIAELMPSYPIYTLLLPEAAQAVIGQVHPNTAPARAILEKEGFRWRGSVDIFDAGPVIEANMDDVRIIKESQLYSVDRIPTFYDQSYVVSNTHFNQFRAILAEGELTQHHLDALLLDDDHPARIAPLSPREATV; the protein is encoded by the coding sequence ATGGTTATTTTTCGACCTGTTAAGCATGAGGACTTACAGGATATTTTAGCCTTGTCCGCTCGTGTTGGTGTAGGAATGACATCGCTGCCCCATGATGAAGCCCGTTTAGCCGCGAAGATAACGCGAAGTATCGATACCTTTAATCAAACCCTGCCGCGTAGCGATCAAGGTTTTCTCTTTGTGCTGGAAGATACCGAGACCCAAAAAGTCTTTGGCGTAAGCGCCATTGAAGTGGCGGTGGGACTGAGTGAGCCTTTCTATAATTTTCGACTACAACGTACCGTCAAAGCTTCGAAAGAACTCGGGATTTATAAAAACCTCGATGTGCTTAATTTAAGTTATGACCATACGGGCCACAGTGAACTCTGTACGTTATTTCTCGACCCCGATTACCAAAAGAATCGCTATGGACAACTTCTTTCCAAAGCAAGATTCATGTTTATTGCGTCGTTTCGTGACGCTTTTTCACCCTCTCTTTTTGCTGAGTTACGGGGAGTCGTCGATGAACAAGGTCAGTCACCTTTTTGGGACGCACTAGGTAAGCATTTTTTTGATATCCCCTTCGCCGATGCCGATCGTTTGACCGGTATTGGTATGAAAACCTTTATTGCTGAGCTAATGCCTTCCTACCCTATCTATACCCTATTACTTCCAGAGGCCGCGCAAGCCGTTATTGGCCAAGTCCATCCCAATACCGCCCCGGCAAGAGCGATTCTTGAAAAGGAAGGATTTCGGTGGCGGGGATCCGTCGATATTTTTGATGCGGGTCCGGTCATTGAGGCCAATATGGATGACGTTCGCATTATCAAAGAGAGTCAGCTCTATAGTGTTGATCGGATACCTACTTTTTATGATCAGAGCTATGTGGTTTCTAATACCCATTTTAACCAATTTCGCGCCATCCTGGCTGAGGGCGAGTTAACGCAGCATCATCTTGATGCCCTTTTGCTTGACGATGATCATCCCGCACGTATTGCACCCTTAAGTCCTCGCGAGGCAACTGTATGA
- a CDS encoding bifunctional succinylornithine transaminase/acetylornithine transaminase has protein sequence MAVNITRDDFDRYMVPCFSPAKFIPIKGEGSQIWDQDGKHYIDLAGGIAVNSFGHNDPDLHYALQQQMNKMWHVGNGYTNEPVLNLARKLVTATFADKVFFCNSGAEANEAALKLARKYARDHYGPEKNEIIAFQHAFHGRTLFTVSVGGQPKYSEDYAPLPQGITHLPFNDLAAVEAAISAKTCAIIVEPIIGEGGVIPASPDFLSGLRALCDQHNVTLIFDEVQTGAGRTGYLYAHQAYGVEPDLMTSAKGLGGGFPIGALLAKQAWAESFQPGTHGSTFGGNPLAAAVGGAVVDKLNADCLAGVVNRHDYFIEKLTQLNQQLGLFSEIRGQGLLIGAQLTPHWVGQAKMLTTVAAEQGVIVLIAGPDVLRFAPALTIPYEDIDVAFERLTQAFEPLVHGA, from the coding sequence ATGGCTGTTAACATAACTCGAGACGACTTTGATCGATATATGGTCCCCTGTTTTTCACCCGCTAAGTTTATTCCAATAAAAGGAGAAGGTTCACAGATTTGGGACCAAGATGGCAAACACTATATCGATCTAGCGGGTGGTATTGCAGTGAATTCATTCGGCCATAATGATCCGGACCTACATTACGCGCTGCAGCAACAAATGAATAAAATGTGGCACGTGGGAAATGGTTATACAAACGAACCCGTCCTAAACCTCGCCCGTAAATTAGTGACGGCAACTTTTGCAGATAAAGTCTTCTTTTGTAATTCCGGCGCCGAGGCTAATGAAGCGGCCTTAAAACTGGCTAGGAAATATGCACGCGATCACTACGGCCCTGAAAAAAATGAGATCATTGCCTTTCAGCACGCTTTTCACGGTCGAACCCTTTTTACTGTATCCGTCGGGGGGCAACCTAAATATTCTGAAGATTATGCCCCCCTGCCACAAGGGATCACCCATCTGCCCTTCAACGACCTTGCGGCGGTCGAAGCTGCTATCTCTGCAAAAACCTGCGCCATAATCGTTGAACCGATTATTGGCGAAGGCGGCGTGATACCTGCCAGTCCCGACTTTCTTTCAGGTTTACGCGCCCTCTGTGATCAGCATAACGTGACGCTAATTTTCGATGAGGTACAAACGGGGGCAGGAAGAACCGGCTACCTCTATGCCCATCAAGCTTATGGGGTAGAACCTGACTTGATGACCAGTGCAAAAGGATTAGGGGGAGGATTCCCTATCGGCGCGCTTCTCGCCAAACAAGCCTGGGCCGAAAGTTTTCAACCCGGTACTCACGGCAGTACTTTTGGGGGTAACCCCTTAGCGGCAGCGGTTGGCGGGGCGGTCGTTGATAAGCTCAATGCTGACTGCTTAGCGGGCGTAGTAAATCGGCATGATTACTTTATTGAAAAACTGACTCAACTTAATCAGCAGTTGGGGCTATTTTCCGAGATCCGTGGACAGGGTCTGCTGATTGGCGCCCAACTCACACCTCACTGGGTAGGTCAGGCCAAAATGCTAACGACAGTGGCGGCCGAGCAAGGCGTAATCGTCTTGATAGCGGGTCCTGATGTGTTACGCTTCGCCCCCGCCTTAACCATTCCCTATGAAGATATCGATGTCGCCTTCGAACGCCTTACACAAGCCTTCGAACCACTAGTACACGGCGCCTAA
- a CDS encoding contact-dependent growth inhibition system immunity protein: protein MKFENIAYLLGAYFHQDWFYDAPSPDDVIRNFIERESTARILALKQELDQLLDSDKASISDSFIIDNNGYYDPHVDGLTVYEWLKKIQMMLI from the coding sequence ATGAAATTTGAAAATATTGCCTATTTACTAGGTGCTTATTTTCATCAAGACTGGTTCTATGATGCTCCCAGTCCTGATGATGTAATTAGAAACTTTATCGAAAGGGAGTCGACAGCTAGGATATTAGCCCTTAAACAGGAGCTTGACCAGTTATTAGATAGTGATAAGGCATCGATCTCTGATAGCTTCATCATTGATAATAATGGATATTATGATCCTCATGTTGACGGATTAACAGTTTACGAATGGCTAAAAAAAATACAAATGATGCTAATTTGA
- a CDS encoding hemagglutinin → MSDGTIIINNTAKQQQNVDDLSRDVAHANQTFSPIFDKEKEQQRMQTLQLIGEIGNQAADIARTQGEIAGFTAAKAKIDTLTALSTANKIGQKKLKAVLTDLFFDG, encoded by the coding sequence GTGAGTGATGGCACGATAATTATCAACAACACGGCCAAGCAGCAACAGAATGTTGATGACCTTAGCCGCGATGTGGCCCATGCTAATCAGACGTTTAGCCCTATATTCGATAAAGAAAAAGAGCAGCAACGGATGCAGACGCTGCAGTTAATCGGTGAAATAGGCAATCAAGCCGCCGATATCGCGCGTACGCAAGGGGAGATAGCAGGGTTTACTGCCGCTAAAGCGAAAATCGACACTTTAACGGCCCTTTCCACAGCAAATAAGATCGGGCAAAAAAAGTTAAAAGCCGTACTTACAGATTTGTTTTTTGATGGCTGA
- a CDS encoding glycoside-pentoside-hexuronide (GPH):cation symporter, producing the protein MKEGQLSFREKVAYGMGDAGCNMIGGAIMLFLNYFYTDIFGLTPAMVGILLLSVRVVDAIIDPMMGAIADRTTSRWGRFRPYLLWVALPYALFSVVMFTTPNWSPESKIIYAFVTYFLMSVTYTAINIPYCSLGGVITADPHERVACQSYRFFMVGIATLILSSTLLPIADFFGGGDKARGYQMSMGVMAIIALLMFLFCFAYVKERIQPAIPSKHALKSDLKAIWKNDQWVRILLLTFFNVCPGFIRMAATMYYVTWVMEKSTSFASLFISLGVIGMMLGSALAKPLTDKFCKLKVFFWTNIILSLFSLGFYYLDPHATSLILVAYFILNVLHQLPSPLHWSLMADVDDYGEWKTGKRITGISFSGNIFFIKVGLAVAGAMVGFLLSTYGYQAGAAQQSPQALDGIVMLFTLIPAVGYLITAGVVRLLKVDRETMRKIQADLAIRRRQYQELRKPSNVSRHQQSSVNRS; encoded by the coding sequence ATGAAGGAAGGTCAATTGTCGTTCAGAGAGAAGGTTGCGTACGGCATGGGGGATGCTGGTTGCAATATGATTGGCGGTGCAATAATGCTTTTCCTCAATTATTTTTATACTGATATTTTTGGGCTGACGCCAGCAATGGTTGGAATATTACTCCTCTCGGTAAGGGTCGTTGATGCCATCATCGATCCGATGATGGGGGCGATTGCTGATCGAACTACCAGTCGCTGGGGGCGGTTTCGACCTTATTTATTATGGGTAGCGCTACCCTATGCGTTATTTAGTGTGGTGATGTTTACCACGCCGAATTGGAGTCCTGAGAGTAAAATTATCTACGCTTTCGTCACCTATTTTCTCATGTCAGTAACCTATACCGCCATCAATATTCCTTATTGCTCCTTGGGGGGCGTGATCACTGCTGACCCCCATGAACGGGTCGCCTGTCAATCTTATCGCTTTTTTATGGTAGGCATTGCAACGCTTATTCTCTCCTCCACGCTGCTCCCGATAGCGGACTTTTTTGGTGGCGGGGATAAGGCTCGCGGCTATCAAATGTCGATGGGGGTAATGGCAATCATCGCTTTGTTGATGTTTCTGTTCTGCTTCGCTTATGTGAAAGAGCGTATTCAACCGGCGATCCCTTCCAAGCATGCACTTAAATCCGATTTAAAAGCTATTTGGAAAAACGATCAATGGGTGCGTATTTTACTGCTGACTTTTTTTAACGTCTGTCCAGGATTCATTCGTATGGCGGCGACCATGTACTACGTGACCTGGGTCATGGAGAAGTCGACCTCTTTCGCGAGTCTATTCATTAGCCTAGGTGTCATCGGAATGATGCTGGGCAGCGCGTTGGCAAAGCCACTGACGGATAAATTCTGTAAATTAAAAGTCTTCTTCTGGACCAACATCATACTGAGTCTCTTTTCCTTGGGCTTTTATTACTTAGATCCTCATGCCACCTCACTGATTCTCGTCGCGTATTTTATTCTAAATGTTTTGCATCAATTACCGTCACCGCTTCATTGGTCACTGATGGCGGATGTGGACGATTATGGCGAATGGAAAACGGGCAAACGTATCACGGGGATCAGTTTTTCTGGCAATATCTTTTTCATTAAAGTTGGCTTAGCGGTGGCGGGAGCGATGGTGGGTTTCTTGCTATCGACTTATGGTTACCAAGCTGGGGCAGCCCAGCAAAGTCCTCAGGCACTGGATGGCATTGTGATGTTATTCACTCTCATTCCGGCTGTGGGCTATCTGATCACGGCAGGGGTCGTGCGGTTATTAAAAGTCGACCGTGAGACGATGCGAAAGATCCAAGCTGACTTAGCGATTCGTCGTCGTCAGTATCAGGAACTGAGAAAGCCGAGCAACGTCAGTCGGCATCAACAATCCAGTGTTAATAGGAGTTAA
- a CDS encoding VENN motif pre-toxin domain-containing protein — MAHAVVNAALSLAKGENALAGASSAVTAEAVGLISKSYYDKKPTELKEDEKQTVSALASLAAGLAGGLVGGDTASAVSGMQTGKVTVENNWLSGLEGFGTGFQNNVQAQGSLVNNTNLTDEHGKVLNPATPEQIKYASDKLVTGQLPPGQNAATGLITAWGAGMSTVVAPVLLPTTATAGSIIGASVIGGAANVFNQLNSGGPFSATDALIATGISGITQGKGFWFTEAASVGGAYVGAKLQGQDTLPVVAGAVIGTGIGAGGGKAVETGNKYFPIVSDKTAGIAGAVIGSGAAEVAGSEVQKQLEK; from the coding sequence ATGGCGCATGCGGTAGTGAATGCGGCATTATCCCTGGCGAAAGGTGAAAATGCGTTAGCGGGAGCCAGTAGTGCGGTGACCGCTGAGGCGGTAGGGCTGATTTCTAAGTCGTATTATGATAAAAAGCCTACCGAGCTCAAAGAAGATGAAAAGCAAACCGTAAGTGCACTAGCCAGTTTAGCCGCAGGATTAGCGGGTGGACTGGTGGGTGGTGATACGGCAAGTGCAGTATCAGGGATGCAGACCGGGAAGGTGACGGTTGAGAATAACTGGCTGAGTGGCCTGGAAGGCTTCGGTACTGGCTTTCAGAATAATGTCCAGGCCCAGGGATCGCTGGTAAATAATACCAATCTAACTGATGAGCATGGCAAAGTACTTAATCCGGCAACACCAGAGCAAATTAAGTATGCTTCGGACAAGCTAGTGACGGGGCAATTACCTCCCGGACAGAATGCCGCTACAGGGTTAATTACTGCTTGGGGCGCAGGAATGTCAACAGTAGTAGCACCTGTTCTTCTTCCCACTACAGCGACGGCGGGAAGCATTATTGGTGCCAGTGTAATAGGTGGCGCGGCAAATGTGTTTAATCAATTGAATAGTGGCGGACCTTTCAGTGCCACCGATGCACTTATTGCTACAGGCATCAGCGGAATCACCCAAGGTAAAGGGTTCTGGTTTACTGAAGCCGCAAGTGTGGGCGGAGCCTATGTTGGGGCTAAGTTGCAGGGGCAAGATACACTTCCGGTTGTTGCAGGTGCGGTGATTGGTACTGGGATTGGTGCTGGCGGAGGTAAAGCTGTTGAAACTGGGAATAAATATTTCCCGATTGTCTCAGATAAAACCGCCGGTATTGCTGGGGCTGTTATTGGTTCTGGTGCAGCAGAGGTAGCTGGCTCTGAAGTTCAAAAACAGCTGGAGAAATAA
- the astB gene encoding N-succinylarginine dihydrolase has product MSGIEANFDGLVGPTHHYAGLSIGNEASLNNKNQTSNPKQAALQGLNKMKALSDMGFVQGILPPQPRPNLEILRQIGFQGSPAAVIAQAAKHPFLLSAFSSASSMWTANAATVSPSADSLDHRVHFTVANLNNKLHRHYEAAITADILRATFNNPDYFAHHEALPSHGDFGDEGAANHNRFCADYDQPGIQLFVYGRQVTGNALQPQRYPARQTREASEAIARLHQLSPENTFYAQQNPAVIDQGVFHNDVISVSNQNVFFYHQQAFVNSKALLTELQRASDRLAIDFKGIEVPQAVVSVEDAVASYLFNSQLLTTREGVMSLIVPEECRQKENVWAYLQALVENQQTPIRAITSFDLRESMRNGGGPACLRLRVALSKRELNAVNPHSLMTQARYDALKAWVNTHYRDRFSTQDLADPQLIDEVHTALDELTTLLSLGSVYAFQR; this is encoded by the coding sequence ATGTCTGGAATAGAAGCGAATTTTGATGGCTTGGTCGGCCCAACTCACCACTATGCGGGGCTATCAATTGGCAATGAAGCCTCTCTTAATAATAAAAATCAAACCTCAAATCCAAAGCAAGCCGCCTTGCAAGGGTTAAACAAAATGAAAGCCCTCTCGGATATGGGCTTTGTTCAGGGGATATTGCCACCTCAGCCTCGACCCAACCTTGAGATTTTACGACAGATCGGTTTTCAAGGGTCCCCCGCGGCAGTTATCGCCCAAGCGGCTAAGCACCCCTTTTTACTCTCCGCTTTCAGCTCTGCCTCTTCCATGTGGACGGCCAATGCGGCAACCGTCTCACCTTCTGCGGATAGTCTCGACCATCGTGTTCATTTTACCGTGGCAAATCTTAATAATAAGTTGCACCGCCATTACGAAGCCGCCATTACCGCCGATATTCTGCGGGCAACCTTCAACAATCCGGATTATTTCGCCCACCATGAGGCGCTCCCCTCGCATGGCGATTTTGGGGATGAGGGGGCTGCTAATCATAATCGTTTTTGTGCTGACTATGACCAGCCTGGTATTCAACTCTTCGTGTATGGCCGTCAGGTAACGGGTAATGCGTTACAACCGCAACGTTACCCCGCTCGTCAGACACGCGAAGCCAGTGAGGCCATTGCTCGTTTGCATCAACTCTCCCCTGAAAATACCTTTTATGCTCAACAGAACCCAGCAGTGATCGACCAAGGGGTTTTTCATAACGACGTCATTTCGGTCAGTAATCAAAACGTTTTTTTCTACCATCAACAGGCCTTCGTGAATAGCAAGGCCTTATTGACCGAACTTCAGCGAGCTAGCGACCGACTGGCTATCGACTTCAAGGGAATTGAAGTGCCCCAAGCGGTGGTCTCCGTCGAAGATGCTGTTGCCAGTTATTTATTCAATAGCCAATTATTGACCACCCGTGAGGGGGTAATGTCTCTGATTGTTCCCGAGGAATGTCGGCAAAAAGAAAACGTTTGGGCCTATTTACAAGCTTTAGTCGAGAATCAACAAACGCCAATCCGCGCCATCACGTCATTTGATTTACGCGAAAGTATGCGTAATGGCGGAGGACCTGCTTGTTTACGATTACGAGTTGCCCTAAGCAAGCGCGAGCTCAATGCCGTCAACCCGCATAGTTTAATGACGCAAGCGCGCTATGACGCCTTAAAAGCCTGGGTCAACACGCATTATCGTGATCGATTCTCGACTCAGGACCTTGCAGACCCACAACTGATTGACGAAGTGCATACAGCTCTCGATGAGCTAACAACATTGTTATCGTTAGGTTCGGTCTATGCATTCCAGCGCTGA
- the astE gene encoding succinylglutamate desuccinylase yields MSLVEKLLQHQLSSLTISANFEATWLDDGILQLLPRCGWQQATVLSAGIHGNETAPIEQLLRLMENLVSQSDYQGHALLFIFGNIPAMQKAKRYLDYDMNRLFCGKHRGIEGDEARRVAEIEKHVSAFYLRSGEADTVPRYHLDMHTAIRGSHYPKFALIPAVHPQISTILLRLMASGELDALVQHTEPGSTFSHYTAAVHGAQSVTLELGKVQRFGENNLNDSSPIFQAIEAFITNCPLPQVQRKNLLYFNVKTSVIRGDQHFQLYLPEEIKNFTQLAAGYLLAEQPSRTWQVEEPAHYLLFPNANVAVGQRACLLLERVTDLHFS; encoded by the coding sequence ATGTCTCTGGTAGAAAAACTTTTGCAGCACCAGCTTTCGTCGCTAACTATCTCGGCTAATTTTGAAGCGACTTGGTTAGACGACGGAATTCTCCAATTGCTCCCCCGATGCGGATGGCAACAAGCAACTGTGTTGTCTGCCGGGATCCACGGTAATGAGACGGCACCGATTGAACAGCTGTTACGGCTTATGGAGAACCTAGTCAGCCAATCTGATTACCAAGGCCATGCTTTACTATTTATTTTTGGCAATATACCGGCGATGCAGAAGGCAAAGCGTTATCTTGACTATGATATGAACCGGCTATTTTGTGGGAAGCATCGGGGTATTGAGGGAGATGAGGCGCGGCGTGTAGCTGAAATAGAAAAACACGTCAGTGCCTTTTATTTACGCAGTGGTGAAGCGGATACCGTACCGCGTTACCATTTGGATATGCATACTGCGATTCGCGGATCACATTATCCGAAATTTGCACTTATCCCTGCCGTCCATCCACAGATTTCTACTATATTGCTGAGGTTAATGGCGAGCGGCGAACTCGATGCATTAGTTCAGCATACGGAGCCAGGGTCCACTTTTTCCCACTATACCGCCGCAGTTCATGGCGCACAGAGCGTAACGTTGGAACTGGGGAAAGTGCAGAGGTTTGGTGAAAATAATCTCAACGACTCGTCGCCTATATTTCAAGCTATAGAGGCTTTTATCACTAATTGTCCTCTTCCACAGGTTCAGCGTAAAAATCTGCTGTATTTCAACGTTAAAACAAGTGTGATTCGAGGCGATCAGCACTTCCAACTTTATCTACCAGAAGAAATAAAGAATTTCACACAACTGGCTGCGGGTTATCTCCTAGCCGAACAACCCTCGAGAACATGGCAAGTCGAGGAGCCTGCTCACTATCTGCTTTTTCCTAATGCAAACGTCGCGGTGGGTCAACGTGCCTGCTTGTTATTAGAACGCGTCACAGATTTGCATTTCTCATAA
- the astD gene encoding succinylglutamate-semialdehyde dehydrogenase: MTTHYIDDCWQAGKGPELVKRNPLTQAVIWQGLIATDEQVALACQAARNAFYSWSQQSLDQRLEVIHRFVKLLANEKEALARIISLETSKPLWETRTEVQSMIAKGEISEKAWHQRTGTHQLPFAEGSAELRHKPHGVMAVFGPYNFPGHLPNGHIIPALIAGNTLIFKPSELTPLTAEFTVKLWQQAGLPAGVLNLVQGDKSTGQALLNTIQLDGVLFTGSASTGFQFHKLLAGHPEKILALEMGGNNALIVEDVDTPNIAAAINLILQSAFLSAGQRCTCARRLLIKEGPQGDQLLHALISATQSISVGDWQHQPEPFMGGVISLTAASQLLAAQQHLIDLGATALLPLTQPTPTASLVTPGIIDITEIDAPDEEYFGPLLSVIRYQTFDDAIELANRTRFGLAIGLISGQQAQFEQLQQFARAGIVNWNKPLTGASSSAPFGGIGASGNHRPSAFYAADYCAWPMASLISDQLTLPAATLPGLPPFND; this comes from the coding sequence ATGACAACACACTATATCGATGATTGCTGGCAGGCTGGTAAAGGGCCTGAGCTAGTCAAACGTAATCCCCTCACACAAGCTGTCATTTGGCAGGGTTTAATCGCTACCGATGAGCAGGTCGCTTTAGCCTGCCAGGCCGCACGGAACGCCTTTTATTCCTGGTCTCAACAATCGCTCGACCAGCGCCTTGAGGTCATTCACCGCTTTGTTAAGCTGCTGGCCAACGAAAAGGAGGCACTCGCTCGTATTATTTCACTCGAGACCAGTAAACCTTTATGGGAGACTCGTACAGAAGTGCAATCTATGATTGCCAAAGGTGAAATTTCTGAAAAGGCTTGGCATCAACGTACAGGGACACATCAACTGCCTTTCGCAGAGGGATCAGCAGAGCTTAGACATAAACCCCATGGCGTCATGGCCGTCTTTGGCCCCTATAACTTCCCGGGTCATCTACCCAACGGTCACATCATTCCTGCTCTGATCGCAGGAAATACCTTGATATTTAAACCCAGCGAACTCACCCCATTAACGGCAGAGTTTACTGTCAAACTTTGGCAACAAGCAGGGTTACCGGCGGGGGTATTGAATCTCGTGCAAGGAGATAAATCGACCGGACAAGCCTTGCTGAATACGATACAGCTGGATGGGGTATTGTTCACTGGCAGTGCCTCTACCGGGTTTCAGTTCCATAAACTGTTGGCCGGACATCCCGAGAAGATACTTGCCTTGGAGATGGGGGGTAATAATGCTCTGATTGTGGAGGATGTTGATACCCCCAATATTGCCGCGGCAATCAACCTTATCCTGCAATCGGCCTTTCTCTCTGCAGGACAACGCTGTACGTGCGCCAGACGTCTGTTAATCAAAGAGGGTCCACAAGGCGACCAATTACTTCACGCGTTAATTTCTGCCACGCAATCTATCAGCGTGGGGGATTGGCAACACCAGCCAGAACCTTTTATGGGTGGCGTGATTTCATTGACGGCCGCTTCGCAATTATTGGCCGCCCAACAGCATCTGATTGACTTAGGGGCCACCGCACTCTTACCCCTCACGCAACCGACGCCAACGGCCAGTCTTGTTACGCCCGGTATTATCGATATTACCGAGATTGACGCACCCGATGAAGAGTATTTCGGCCCTCTCCTTAGCGTCATACGATATCAGACATTCGACGACGCGATTGAACTAGCTAACCGCACCCGCTTCGGACTGGCTATCGGACTGATTTCCGGCCAGCAAGCACAGTTCGAACAATTGCAGCAGTTCGCCCGCGCGGGAATTGTTAATTGGAATAAACCGCTCACGGGCGCATCAAGCTCCGCCCCCTTTGGTGGGATTGGCGCGTCTGGAAATCATCGCCCTTCCGCCTTCTATGCCGCCGATTATTGTGCCTGGCCTATGGCCTCCTTAATCAGCGACCAGCTAACGCTCCCTGCTGCAACATTGCCGGGTCTCCCCCCCTTCAACGATTAA
- a CDS encoding amino acid permease, producing the protein MPSSLHPPHQQHSATPSTTTLHRSLGGRHIQMIALGGAIGTGLFMGAGQSIHMAGSSILLIYLIVGFFSFMVMRAMGEVLLSKQGYLSFADFVRDYLGPQASFFLGWSYWLSWIVTCIADVVVCGGYVQYWFPDLPAWGPALTTLLFLCLLNLLSVKMFAETEFWFALIKVITIIALIGMGGFMILTGWQSPDGVTASLQHLVDPSTLLPYGIGGFFAGFQIAIFSFTGIELLGTMTAETKTPERILPRAINALPIRVIIFYLLSMAVIISVTTWQHVSPDVSPFVTLFAKAGLPAAAAIINFVALSAAISSANSGVYSSTRMLYGLSVDKHAHWQFRILSRVTRIPVRSLFFSCFCMLSGTLLLFFIPNVVTLFTIISTLAAILVIFSWGMILAAYLVYRRRRDDLHQQSQFKMVGGRPMAWLTLLFFLLAVVMMFFDKDTLKAVMISPLWFLTLWGVWRFKQPAASTLR; encoded by the coding sequence ATGCCCTCTTCTTTGCATCCACCTCATCAACAACACTCGGCAACCCCATCAACCACGACGCTACACCGAAGTTTAGGTGGACGCCATATTCAGATGATAGCCTTAGGGGGAGCAATAGGTACCGGGCTCTTTATGGGAGCCGGGCAAAGTATTCATATGGCCGGTTCTTCAATATTACTCATTTACCTTATTGTCGGCTTCTTTAGTTTTATGGTGATGAGGGCAATGGGAGAAGTGTTACTCTCCAAACAAGGTTATCTCTCATTCGCCGACTTCGTCAGGGATTATTTAGGCCCTCAAGCGAGTTTTTTCCTCGGCTGGAGCTATTGGCTAAGCTGGATTGTGACTTGTATTGCAGATGTTGTCGTGTGCGGAGGCTATGTACAATATTGGTTCCCTGATCTGCCCGCATGGGGGCCTGCACTGACCACCTTGTTATTCCTCTGTTTATTGAATTTATTGTCCGTAAAAATGTTTGCAGAGACCGAATTCTGGTTTGCATTAATCAAAGTCATCACCATCATTGCGTTAATAGGCATGGGGGGCTTTATGATTTTGACCGGTTGGCAATCTCCCGATGGGGTGACAGCGTCCTTACAACATCTGGTCGATCCCTCTACCCTATTACCCTATGGTATCGGCGGCTTTTTTGCCGGATTCCAAATTGCTATTTTTTCTTTTACGGGCATCGAATTATTGGGAACGATGACGGCCGAAACCAAAACCCCTGAACGTATTTTGCCTCGCGCCATCAATGCACTACCTATCCGCGTCATTATTTTCTATTTATTGTCGATGGCGGTGATTATTTCAGTTACCACCTGGCAACATGTCTCACCCGATGTAAGCCCCTTCGTTACATTGTTTGCTAAAGCCGGATTGCCCGCCGCCGCCGCGATTATTAATTTTGTCGCACTGAGTGCCGCCATCTCCTCTGCCAATAGCGGGGTCTATTCCAGTACGCGAATGCTGTATGGTTTATCCGTCGATAAACATGCCCACTGGCAATTTCGTATTCTGTCGCGCGTGACACGAATTCCTGTCAGAAGCCTGTTCTTTTCATGCTTTTGTATGCTCAGTGGAACCTTATTGCTATTTTTTATCCCCAATGTTGTGACGCTGTTTACTATTATTTCTACCTTAGCGGCGATTTTGGTGATATTTAGCTGGGGAATGATCCTTGCGGCATATTTGGTCTATCGTAGGCGTCGAGACGATCTGCATCAGCAATCGCAATTCAAAATGGTAGGAGGCAGACCCATGGCTTGGTTGACCCTTTTATTTTTCCTACTGGCGGTGGTGATGATGTTTTTCGATAAAGACACGTTGAAGGCCGTCATGATTTCTCCACTGTGGTTTCTCACATTATGGGGAGTGTGGCGGTTCAAACAACCGGCTGCCAGTACCCTGCGCTAA